A genome region from Astyanax mexicanus isolate ESR-SI-001 chromosome 19, AstMex3_surface, whole genome shotgun sequence includes the following:
- the tmem128 gene encoding transmembrane protein 128 has translation MEAAGRDSEILSLRNRFKHDAELLLQAVTEQDEKSKEVKPLPRVNRHSVFWILASVALTYYVDFFTVILENSDIKSWWFNVGVVLLGVSVSLAGFCIVYLEWIKGIKHYDQEYPAVPPITTAAFIAASCSFNIALWPVWSFLTPVILFTQFMGVVMLISLLG, from the exons ATGGAGGCCGCGGGGCGGGACAGCGAGATTCTCTCCCTCAGAAACCGGTTTAAACACGACGCTGAACTCCTGCTGCAGGCCGTTACCGAGCAGGACGAGAAGA GTAAAGAAGTGAAGCCTCTGCCCCGGGTTAACCGGCACTCCGTGTTCTGGATCCTGGCCTCCGTGGCTCTGACCTACTACGTGGATTTCTTCACCGTTATTCTGGAGAACTCTGATATTAAAAG CTGGTGGTTTAATGTGGGTGTGGTGCTGCTGGGGGTGAGTGTGAGTCTGGCCGGGTTCTGTATCGTTTATCTGGAGTGGATCAAAGGGATCAAACACTACGATCAGGAATATCCTGCTGTCCCTCCGATCACCACCGCCGCCTTCATCGCCGCCTCCTGCAG ttttaaCATCGCTCTGTGGCCGGTGTGGTCCTTCCTGACTCCAGTGATCCTCTTCACTCAGTTTATGGGGGTGGTGATGCTGATTTCTCTGCTGGGATGA
- the otop1 gene encoding proton channel OTOP1: MVEHSSLDTMFLNKYCPSSSSSSSSSSSSSDRDGKLLHALRGSLGKKYPQKSGEVLSAQYGLNLLLVGVSLMLALAYQGPSASEETVLAFLSALMLLQLFWMGCYMGRRERRRSAPPERDAHAATSWIKGGLTMLALLSLIMDAFRIGSFVGYQACVSVMLGVYPVVHALHTISQVHFIWFHIKDVIKRYETFERFGVIHAVFTNLLLWSNGVMTEAEHALNDHKKRLAALGYLNFTVGSEEPNCNCTTSACSMFSSSLYYLCPFNIEYHIFVSALLFVMWKNIGRKLDQQTKRKQGSTGGSCLLLGPMLGLLALASSITVLTIYIIHVEESADAREAAISMYYCFGIVILACMSAAGAVGLLIYRVEDWPMDTTPNPARTLDSKLLLGSSVGSWLLSWCSVVAVGGAQSYPSYRWSSLAYALLLVLEKCVQNLFIIESLYRRRLEPGECPPNSPSHREIYSVTATMAPPYDGIINHAFESSDRHREVLQTSKPDNNTFDKTKDVSLPIGLGVKSSPSRKRQVLKNIAIFLFMCNISLWILPAFGCRPQFDNGLEEASFGFPIWSTVLNFALPMSLFYRMHSVAALFEVFRKI, translated from the exons ATGGTGGAACACAGCAGCCTGGACACGATGTTCCTCAACAAGTACTGCCCcagctcttcctcctcctcctcctcctcatcctcatcctccgaCCGGGACGGGAAGCTGCTGCACGCGCTCCGCGGGAGTCTGGGTAAGAAGTACCCGCAGAAGAGCGGCGAGGTGCTGAGCGCGCAGTACGGCCTGAACCTGCTGCTGGTCGGGGTCTCGCTGATGCTCGCGCTCGCTTATCAGGGTCCGAGCGCGAGCGAGGAGACCGTGCTGGCCTTCCTGAGCGCGCTGATGCTGCTGCAGCTCTTCTGGATGGGCTGCTACATGGGCCGCAGAGAGCGCAGGCGCAGCGCGCCGCCGGAGAGAGACGCGCACGCGGCCACCAGCTGGATCAAAG GTGGTCTCACCATGCTGGCACTGCTCTCGCTGATTATGGACGCTTTCCGCATCGGCAGCTTCGTTGGGTACCAGGCCTGTGTGTCGGTGATGTTGGGGGTGTATCCGGTGGTTCACGCACTTCATACCATCTCACAG GTCCACTTCATCTGGTTCCACATCAAAGATGTCATCAAGAGATACGAGACATTTGAAAG ATTCGGCGTGATCCACGCTGTGTTCACCAACCTCCTGCTCTGGAGTAACGGAGTGATGACTGAAGCAGAACACGCTCTCAATGACCACAAGAAACGGCTGGCGGCTCTCGGATATTTAAACTTCACCGTGG GTTCTGAGGAACCGAACTGTAACTGCACCACGAGCGCCTGCTCCATGTTCAGCAGCAGCCTGTACTATCTCTGCCCCTTCAACATCGAGTACCACATCTTCGTCTCTGCCCTCCTCTTCGTCATGTGGAAGAACATCGGCCGCAAACTGGACCAGCAGACCAAGCGGAAGCAAGGGTCGACCGGCGGCTCCTGCCTGCTGCTGGGACCCATGCTGGGTCTGCTCGCCCTGGCCAGCTCCATCACCGTGCTGACCATCTACATCATCCACGTGGAGGAGTCGGCCGACGCCCGCGAGGCAGCCATCTCCATGTACTACTGCTTCGGCATTGTGATCCTGGCCTGCATGAGCGCCGCTGGAGCCGTGGGGCTTCTGATCTACCGCGTGGAGGACTGGCCCATGGACACAACCCCCAACCCGGCCCGGACCCTCGACTCCAAGCTACTGCTCGGCTCATCTGTGGGCTCCTGGCTCCTGTCCTGGTGCAGTGTGGTAGCGGTAGGCGGGGCTCAGAGTTACCCCTCCTACCGCTGGAGCAGTCTGGCTTATGCTCTGCTGCTGGTTTTGGAGAAGTGTGTGCAGAACCTCTTCATCATCGAGTCTCTGTACCGCAGACGCCTTGAACCTGGAGAATGTCCCCCAAACAGCCCCTCTCACCGCGAGATCTACTCCGTCACAGCGACCATGGCTCCTCCATACGACGGCATCATTAACCATGCGTTTGAGAGTTCGGACAGACACCGCGAGGTGCTACAGACCAGCAAACCAGACAACAACACTTTTGACAAGACCAAAGACGTTTCACTTCCCATTGGACTCGGAGTGAAGAGCTCACCCAGCCGGAAGAGACAGGTCCTGAAAAATATCGCCATCTTCCTGTTCATGTGCAACATATCG TTGTGGATCTTGCCGGCGTTCGGCTGCCGGCCGCAGTTCGATAACGGCCTGGAGGAGGCGTCATTTGGATTCCCCATCTGGAGCACGGTGCTGAACTTCGCCCTGCCCATGAGCCTCTTCTACCGCATGCATTCTGTAGCTGCTCTCTTTGAGGTTTTCCGCAAGATCTGA
- the drd5a gene encoding D(1) dopamine receptor, translating to METPARCLSSSSSSSSSSSSSSSAGPPPDPAAPPMWNGTEEAAADVDARRPALRALTGCVLSALILWTLLGNVLVCAAVVRFRHLRTKVTNTFIVSLALSDLLVAVLVMPWKAAAEVAGYWPFGAFCNIWVTFDIMCSTASILNLCVISVDRYWAIASPFRYERKMTQRVAFVMIGVTWTLSVLISFIPIQLNWHKARVESVRSSGVISDAASSPASWTASEVHGYDNDDGDDCDSSLSREYAISSSLVSFYIPVAIMLVTYTRIYRIAQTQIRRIASLERAAEHAQSCRELQRHQLHQQQQSHTNTLRTSISRETKVLKTLSVIMGVFVCCWLPFFVLNCVVPFCARRTTTTTTTKATTTTTTTTTTGACVSDTTFDVFVWFGWTNSSLNPVIYAFNAEFRKAFASLLGCRRLCTSTPVETVNISNELVSYNQDTLLHKEIASAYVNIIPNVVECAEREDAFDRLSQLATRGHVDDLDELGTDSACELDRSAADISLDALATFEPNGVH from the coding sequence ATGGAGACTCCGGCGCGCTGCctgtcctcctcttcctcctcttcttcatcttcatcatcgtcCTCGAGCGCCGGCCCCCCTCCGGACCCCGCAGCCCCCCCGATGTGGAACGGCACGGAGGAGGCGGCGGCGGACGTGGACGCGCGGCGCCCGGCACTGCGCGCGCTGACCGGCTGCGTGCTGAGCGCGCTGATCCTGTGGACGCTGCTGGGGAATGTGCTGGTGTGCGCGGCGGTCGTGCGCTTCCGGCACCTGCGCACCAAGGTGACCAACACCTTCATCGTGTCTCTGGCGCTGTCCGACCTGCTGGTGGCGGTGCTCGTGATGCCGTGGAAGGCGGCGGCGGAGGTGGCGGGATACTGGCCATTTGGCGCGTTCTGCAACATCTGGGTAACATTTGACATCATGTGCTCCACTGCGTCCATCCTGAACCTGTGCGTGATCAGCGTGGACCGGTACTGGGCCATCGCCAGTCCGTTTCGGTACGAGCGCAAGATGACGCAGCGTGTGGCGTTCGTGATGATAGGGGTCACATGGACGTTGTCGGTGCTCATCTCCTTTATCCCGATCCAGCTGAACTGGCACAAGGCGCGCGTGGAGAGCGTGCGTTCCTCTGGGGTGATCAGTGATGCCGCATCTTCTCCCGCATCCTGGACGGCTTCCGAGGTGCACGGCTACGACAACGACGACGGCGACGACTGTGACTCCAGCCTGAGCCGCGAGTACGCCATCTCGTCCTCGCTCGTGAGCTTCTACATCCCAGTGGCCATCATGCTGGTGACGTACACGCGCATCTACCGAATTGCGCAGACGCAGATACGCCGCATCGCATCGCTGGAGCGTGCGGCCGAGCACGCCCAAAGCTGCCGGGAACTCCAAAGGCACCagctgcaccagcagcagcagagccacaCCAACACGCTCAGGACGTCCATCAGCCGCGAGACCAAGGTCCTGAAGACACTTTCGGTGATCATGGGCGTGTTCGTGTGCTGCTGGCTGCCCTTCTTCGTACTCAACTGCGTGGTGCCCTTCTGCGCCAGGAGGACGACCACCACAACCACGACAAAGGCGACCACCACCACGACGACCACCACGACGACAGGAGCGTGCGTCAGCGACACCACCTTCgatgtgtttgtgtggtttggCTGGACCAACTCCAGCCTCAACCCGGTCATCTACGCCTTTAACGCAGAGTTCCGCAAGGCCTTCGCCAGCCTGCTGGGCTGCCGGCGGCTGTGCACCAGCACGCCCGTGGAGACGGTGAACATCAGCAATGAGCTGGTCTCCTACAACCAGGACACGCTGCTGCACAAGGAGATCGCCAGCGCGTACGTCAACATCATCCCTAATGTGGTGGAGTGCGCCGAGCGAGAGGATGCCTTCGACCGCCTCTCGCAGCTGGCGACGCGAGGGCACGTGGATGACCTGGACGAGCTGGGAACGGACTCGGCGTGTGAACTGGACCGAAGTGCCGCGGACATCAGCCTGGACGCTCTCGCCACCTTCGAGCCCAATGGTGTGCACTGA